The proteins below come from a single Eucalyptus grandis isolate ANBG69807.140 chromosome 3, ASM1654582v1, whole genome shotgun sequence genomic window:
- the LOC104437319 gene encoding sodium transporter HKT1: MSCRCLGKEVVCLCSAPWLKLACLYRSFCSLFSRICRFLLLRVNNSFCIQVVYFVFLSFLGFWVLKDLRPRTNSFRPRDLDLFFTSVSAATVSSMSTVEMEVFSNSQLVVITVLMFVGGEVFTSLVGLYFRKLKLRCLIKTEVASVNANPCPSNPTNDIVDHIELGVAANSDFLNSQGEAQLFRPRDESLDLGYLKYCSVRFLCFLVLGYLIGVHVLGVAAVALYMTHVSSARDVLKKKGLKMVTFSVFTIVSTFASCGFVPTNENMIVFSKNSGLLLILIPQVLLGNTLFPSTLRFTLWLIERSSKKAEIKYLLSRTGEVGCKHLLPSLHSSLLVVTVLGFIGVQFIMFCSMQWDSELLNGLSSYEKIVGVLFQCVNTRHTGETIVDLSKVAPAILVVFVVMMYLPPYTSFLPAKSGERLQGNSKRIEPKKSYKQLLENFKFSQLSYLAIFIVMVCITERKKMKDDPLNFNALNIVVEVISAYGNVGFTTGYSCERQLRPIDGCEDRWYGFSGKWSDQGKIILIVVMIFGRLKKFNMKGGQAWILL; the protein is encoded by the exons ATGAGCTGTCGTTGTTTAGGCAAAGAAGTTGTGTGTCTTTGTAGTGCTCCATGGCTCAAACTAGCTTGCCTCTACAGGTCCTTCTGCTCCCTCTTTTCTCGCATTTGCCGCTTCCTGCTCCTCCGAGTCAACAACTCTTTTTGCATCCAAGTTGTCTACTTCGTCTTCCTCTCGTTCCTTGGCTTTTGGGTCCTCAAGGACTTAAGGCCACGGACCAATTCCTTTAGGCCTAGGGATTTGGATCTGTTCTTCACCTCTGTCTCCGCAGCAACTGTCTCGAGCATGTCCACGGTGGAGATGGAGGTCTTCTCCAATTCCCAGCTTGTCGTGATCACCGTCCTGATGTTCGTCGGAGGGGAGGTCTTCACTTCCCTTGTCGGGCTTTACTTTAGGAAATTGAAACTCCGGTGTCTCATCAAAACCGAAGTCGCCTCTGTCAATGCCAATCCCTGCCCTTCGAACCCAACAAACGACATTGTTGACCACATAGAATTAGGTGTAGCGGCGAATTCAGATTTTCTGAATTCCCAAGGAGAGGCTCAGTTGTTTAGACCGCGAGATGAGTCCTTAGATCTTGGCTATTTGAAATATTGTTCGGTtagatttttgtgttttttagtGTTAGGTTACCTTATAGGAGTCCATGTTCTCGGGGTTGCTGCGGTTGCGCTCTATATGACACATGTTTCTAGCGCGAGAGACGTGCTAAAGAAGAAGGGTCTCAAAATGGTGACCTTTTCCGTCTTCACCATCGTGTCGACCTTTGCTAGTTGCGGGTTTGTCCCAACGAACGAAAACATGATTGTCTTCAGTAAAAACTCTGGCCTCCTCCTAATTCTCATCCCTCAGGTCCTTCTCGGGAACACGCTGTTCCCGTCAACCTTACGGTTCACGCTTTGGCTCATCGAGAGATCCAGCAAGAAAGCAGAAATCAAGTACTTGTTGAGCAGGACAGGTGAAGTTGGTTGCAAGCACTTGCTTCCGAGCCTCCACTCGTCGCTATTGGTGGTCACGGTGTTGGGGTTTATTGGTGTCCAGTTTATAATGTTTTGCTCGATGCAGTGGGATTCGGAATTGTTGAATGGACTGAGCTCGTACGAGAAAATCGTGGGCGTGCTCTTTCAGTGCGTGAACACCAGACACACGGGTGAGACTATCGTCGATCTGTCCAAAGTTGCTCCTGCCATCTTGGTGGTATTCGTCGTCATGAt GTACCTTCCACCGTATACGTCGTTTCTGCCGGCGAAAAGTGGCGAGAGGCTTCAGGGAAACAGCAAAAGAATAGAGCCGAAAAAGAGTTACAAGCAACTATTGGAGAATTTCAAATTCTCACAGCTCTCCTACCTGGCCATCTTTATCGTCATGGTATGCATCACGGagaggaaaaagatgaaggaCGATCCCCTCAATTTCAACGCATTGAACATCGTGGTCGAAGTGATCAG TGCATATGGAAATGTGGGGTTTACGACAGGTTATAGTTGCGAACGACAATTAAGGCCCATCGACGGCTGTGAGGACAGGTGGTATGGATTCTCTGGGAAATGGAGCGATCAGG